A region of Lacinutrix sp. Hel_I_90 DNA encodes the following proteins:
- the hemA gene encoding glutamyl-tRNA reductase, with product MQQYHISRNTSFYAIGLSYKKADAEIRGHFSLTEDAKINLLNQAKTNGIESIIVSSTCNRTEIFGFAEHPFQLIQLLCENTNGTVEEFQKVAYVYKNKDAISHMFRVGSGLDSQILGDFEIISQLKTSARISKKQGLLNPFIERLVNAVIQASKRIKTETNISSGATSVSFASVQYIMRRFENVSEKNILLFGTGKIGRNTCENLVKHTKNEHITLINRTKGKAEAVAGKFNLIVKDYANLQEEINASDILIVATGAQNPTIDKHIIQSKKELLILDLSIPKNVNNNVSELSNVTLIHLDDLSQITDETLENRKQHIPLAESIIEDVKSEFNSWLETRKFAPTIKALKSKLHDFKNAELDTQRKKMAGFNEEQAELISNKLIQKITNHFAHHLKDDAFSTNESLELIQKVFQLQPTKHV from the coding sequence ATGCAACAATATCATATTTCTCGAAATACGTCTTTCTACGCCATTGGCTTAAGTTATAAAAAAGCTGATGCCGAGATTCGTGGACACTTTAGTTTGACTGAGGATGCAAAAATAAATTTGCTTAATCAGGCAAAAACAAATGGTATTGAAAGTATCATCGTAAGTTCGACTTGTAACAGAACTGAAATTTTTGGTTTTGCGGAACACCCTTTTCAACTCATTCAACTCCTTTGTGAAAACACCAATGGAACTGTTGAAGAATTTCAAAAAGTGGCTTATGTCTATAAAAACAAAGACGCCATTTCGCACATGTTTCGTGTGGGCTCTGGTTTAGATAGTCAGATTTTAGGCGATTTTGAAATTATTAGTCAGTTAAAAACCAGTGCGCGTATTTCAAAAAAACAAGGGTTGTTGAATCCTTTTATTGAGCGTTTAGTAAATGCGGTGATTCAAGCGAGCAAACGTATTAAAACAGAAACCAATATTTCTTCAGGCGCAACCTCTGTGTCATTTGCCTCGGTACAATATATTATGAGGCGTTTTGAAAACGTTTCTGAAAAAAACATTTTGCTTTTTGGAACAGGGAAAATAGGAAGAAACACTTGTGAAAACTTGGTGAAACACACCAAAAATGAGCATATCACTTTAATTAATAGAACCAAAGGCAAAGCGGAAGCTGTTGCTGGTAAATTTAACCTTATCGTTAAAGATTACGCCAATCTTCAGGAAGAGATTAATGCTTCCGACATCTTGATTGTAGCTACTGGCGCGCAAAACCCAACAATTGACAAACACATTATACAGTCTAAAAAAGAGTTATTAATTTTAGATTTATCGATTCCCAAAAACGTTAATAACAATGTTTCTGAGTTGAGCAATGTCACCTTAATTCACTTAGATGATTTGTCGCAGATTACTGATGAAACCTTAGAAAACAGAAAACAACACATCCCATTAGCTGAAAGCATTATTGAAGACGTAAAAAGCGAATTCAATAGCTGGTTAGAAACCAGAAAGTTTGCACCAACAATAAAAGCACTAAAAAGTAAGTTGCATGATTTTAAAAACGCTGAATTAGATACGCAGCGCAAGAAAATGGCTGGCTTTAACGAAGAACAAGCCGAATTGATTAGCAATAAACTCATTCAAAAAATAACAAACCATTTCGCCCATCACTTAAAAGATGACGCGTTTTCTACAAACGAAAGTCTGGAACTTATCCAAAAAGTATTTCAGTTACAACCAACAAAGCATGTCTAA
- a CDS encoding helix-turn-helix transcriptional regulator encodes MNNSESKTVESNAKGFFVETRIDDGVFILTHQNDSNDTKAIEREIDSSYIQFHFCLKGESLFKFNNGDYTLNVAEETSLLLYNPQRDLPIHLDVKPKSWLVSVIISIKKFHGLFSQEADYITFLSADNRDKKYYKDGKISPSMAIALNQLVNYNLNQSIKNIYFKAKAYEILSLYFHRSEETDVEQCPFLVDESNVLKIRKAKDIVISRMAEPPSLQELADEIGLTLKKLKEGFKQVYGDSVYSFLFDYKMEVARKLLETGSHNVNEVGLRVGYSTSSHFIAAFKKKYGTTPKKYITSINVN; translated from the coding sequence ATGAACAATTCAGAAAGTAAAACAGTAGAAAGTAACGCTAAAGGGTTTTTTGTAGAAACCAGAATAGATGATGGTGTTTTTATTTTAACACATCAAAATGATTCTAATGACACAAAAGCTATTGAGCGTGAGATAGATAGTAGTTATATTCAGTTTCATTTTTGTTTAAAAGGGGAGAGTCTTTTTAAATTTAATAATGGCGATTATACGTTGAATGTGGCCGAAGAAACCTCTTTGCTTTTGTATAATCCGCAACGCGATTTGCCAATCCATTTGGATGTTAAGCCAAAATCATGGTTGGTTTCTGTTATTATTTCTATTAAAAAGTTCCATGGGCTATTTTCTCAGGAAGCCGATTACATCACCTTTTTAAGTGCAGACAATCGCGATAAAAAATATTATAAAGACGGAAAAATATCACCATCTATGGCTATTGCCTTGAATCAATTGGTGAATTATAATTTAAACCAATCTATTAAAAATATCTATTTTAAAGCCAAAGCTTACGAAATATTAAGCTTGTATTTTCACAGGAGTGAAGAGACTGATGTGGAACAATGCCCGTTTTTGGTTGACGAGTCTAATGTTTTAAAAATTAGAAAAGCAAAAGATATTGTGATCTCACGAATGGCAGAGCCGCCTAGTTTACAGGAGTTAGCAGATGAAATTGGCTTAACGTTAAAGAAGCTAAAAGAAGGCTTTAAACAGGTTTATGGGGATTCGGTATATAGCTTTTTATTTGATTATAAAATGGAAGTGGCGCGTAAGTTACTGGAAACAGGAAGTCATAACGTGAATGAAGTAGGATTAAGAGTAGGGTACAGTACGTCAAGCCATTTTATTGCTGCGTTTAAAAAGAAATATGGAACGACGCCTAAAAAATATATTACTTCGATAAATGTCAATTAA
- a CDS encoding EI24 domain-containing protein yields MIKNILKGIKAYTGTFALISKLKLWKYFLVPIIISILTATIIGITAYGLSDNIGRLIAKIWIWDWGKETFTSISSVIGAIAILAIGLIVYKHIIMALSAPFMSPVSEKIEMHLTGIENQERRKTSFKEQLWRGIRINLRNLLKELLISIPLLLLKFIPGVNIISTLVLLLVQAYYAGFGNMDYTLERHFKYHESIRFVRKHRGIAIGNGIVFILVLFIPFIGIILVLPLSVTAASLKTVNILKEEKVVLSKEISGQ; encoded by the coding sequence ATGATAAAAAACATTTTAAAAGGGATTAAAGCCTATACCGGAACGTTTGCCTTAATCTCAAAATTAAAACTTTGGAAATACTTCTTAGTCCCAATAATCATTAGCATTCTAACGGCAACGATTATTGGTATTACCGCTTACGGTTTATCTGATAATATAGGACGACTCATCGCTAAAATTTGGATTTGGGATTGGGGAAAAGAAACATTCACCTCAATTTCTAGTGTAATTGGTGCGATTGCAATTTTGGCGATTGGACTAATTGTATATAAACATATCATCATGGCGTTATCGGCGCCTTTTATGAGTCCTGTCTCAGAAAAAATCGAAATGCATTTAACAGGAATTGAAAATCAAGAGCGCCGCAAGACCTCTTTTAAAGAACAGCTTTGGCGAGGTATTCGTATTAACCTTAGAAACCTTTTAAAGGAACTTCTAATTTCCATTCCGCTTTTATTATTAAAATTTATTCCCGGCGTTAATATAATTTCTACACTAGTATTATTATTAGTACAAGCTTATTATGCTGGTTTTGGAAACATGGATTACACTTTAGAACGGCATTTTAAATACCATGAAAGTATTCGGTTTGTTAGAAAACATCGTGGAATAGCTATAGGAAATGGCATTGTTTTTATATTGGTTTTATTCATTCCTTTTATTGGTATTATACTCGTCCTACCTTTGAGTGTCACTGCAGCATCATTAAAAACAGTTAACATTTTAAAGGAAGAAAAGGTAGTGCTATCAAAAGAAATTTCTGGGCAATGA
- the hemF gene encoding oxygen-dependent coproporphyrinogen oxidase, whose product MKDKFFNYIHELQDTITSAFETMDGKAKFKEDIWERPEGGGGRTRVIENGNLIEKGGVNISGVHGKLPDSMQQYFGVEDADFFACGLSLVIHPKSPMIPTVHANWRYFEMYDQDGNIVDQWFGGGQDLTPYYLFEEDAIHFHQTCKTACNKHNDEFYKTYKARCDDYFYNTHRNEGRGVGGLFFDYCKASDDMSMQNWYDFVTEVGNSFVEAYLPIMEKRKALPYTEAQRTWQEIRRGRYVEFNLVHDKGTLFGLKTNGRIESILMSLPPHVQWVYDHHPEAGSEEEKLIKVLQNPIDWV is encoded by the coding sequence ATGAAAGATAAATTCTTCAACTACATACACGAATTACAAGACACCATTACTTCTGCTTTTGAAACCATGGATGGGAAAGCGAAATTTAAAGAAGATATTTGGGAGCGCCCGGAAGGCGGCGGCGGACGAACACGTGTCATTGAAAACGGAAACCTCATCGAAAAAGGTGGTGTCAACATTTCTGGCGTGCACGGAAAACTACCAGATAGTATGCAACAGTACTTTGGAGTCGAAGATGCTGATTTTTTTGCTTGTGGATTAAGCTTAGTGATTCACCCAAAGAGCCCAATGATTCCAACAGTTCACGCCAATTGGCGTTACTTTGAAATGTATGATCAAGACGGCAATATTGTAGACCAATGGTTTGGTGGCGGTCAAGATCTTACTCCCTATTATTTGTTTGAAGAAGATGCAATACACTTTCATCAAACCTGCAAAACCGCTTGTAACAAGCATAATGATGAGTTTTACAAAACATACAAGGCACGTTGCGACGATTATTTTTATAATACACATCGCAATGAGGGCCGTGGTGTTGGCGGACTGTTTTTCGATTATTGTAAGGCATCAGATGACATGAGCATGCAAAACTGGTACGATTTCGTAACTGAAGTTGGCAACAGTTTCGTAGAAGCCTATCTTCCTATAATGGAAAAGCGAAAAGCGTTGCCCTATACTGAAGCGCAACGTACATGGCAGGAAATTCGTCGTGGGCGTTATGTAGAATTCAATTTAGTGCATGACAAAGGCACCCTTTTCGGATTAAAAACCAACGGAAGGATAGAAAGTATACTAATGAGTTTACCGCCACATGTTCAGTGGGTTTACGACCACCATCCAGAAGCGGGAAGTGAAGAAGAAAAACTAATTAAAGTATTACAAAACCCCATCGATTGGGTTTAA
- a CDS encoding YchJ family protein — protein MNCYCGSLKTYSECCEKAHKDSRQAVTAEQLMRSRYSAFVLANGEYLMHTHHVSTRPVKEKKAIVAWAKSVQWITLEVLETFKGLENDTEGTVTFNAYFYENGKVDSIHEKSAFVKENNHWKYLGLSH, from the coding sequence ATGAATTGTTACTGCGGAAGTTTAAAAACCTATAGCGAATGTTGTGAAAAAGCACATAAAGACAGCAGGCAGGCGGTTACTGCCGAGCAACTTATGCGTTCCCGATATAGCGCGTTTGTATTGGCTAATGGTGAATATTTAATGCATACGCATCACGTTTCTACCCGACCAGTAAAAGAAAAGAAAGCTATAGTCGCATGGGCAAAATCAGTGCAATGGATAACATTAGAAGTGTTAGAAACCTTTAAAGGTCTGGAGAATGATACTGAAGGCACTGTAACATTTAATGCCTATTTTTATGAAAACGGAAAAGTGGATAGCATTCATGAAAAATCTGCTTTTGTAAAAGAAAACAACCACTGGAAATACTTAGGCCTAAGTCATTAA
- the hemE gene encoding uroporphyrinogen decarboxylase yields MIKNDLFLRALKGETVERPPVWMMRQAGRYLPEFMEIKAKYDFFTRCQTPELASEITVQPIRRYGMDAAILFCDILVIPQAMNIEVQMKPNFGPYLPNPIRTQKDVDTVIVPDVKESLSYVYEAIKATKEKLNDEVPLIGFAGSPWTILCYCVQGQGSKNFDKAKEFCFTNPVAAHQLLQKITDTTIAYLKEKVKAGVNAVQVFDSWGGMLSPVDYQEFSWQYIQQIINALKDETPVIAFGKGCWFALNEMSKSGAAALGIDWTCSARNARYLTGGNITLQGNFDPTRLFSPPSEIKKMVNQMINEFGKDKYIVNLGHGILPNIPLDHAKAFIDAVKEYKSPS; encoded by the coding sequence ATGATAAAAAACGATTTATTTTTAAGAGCATTAAAAGGAGAAACAGTTGAGCGCCCACCAGTTTGGATGATGCGTCAAGCAGGTCGTTACTTACCAGAATTCATGGAAATAAAGGCAAAGTACGATTTCTTCACCCGTTGCCAAACACCAGAATTAGCAAGTGAAATCACAGTACAACCTATTCGCCGTTACGGTATGGATGCTGCTATTTTGTTTTGCGATATTTTAGTAATACCGCAAGCCATGAATATCGAGGTACAAATGAAACCCAACTTTGGCCCGTATTTACCAAACCCTATACGCACTCAAAAAGACGTTGACACTGTCATTGTTCCAGATGTAAAAGAAAGTTTAAGTTACGTTTACGAAGCGATAAAAGCAACCAAGGAAAAGCTGAATGACGAAGTGCCATTAATTGGTTTCGCGGGTTCACCATGGACAATCCTTTGCTATTGCGTACAAGGCCAAGGCAGTAAAAACTTTGATAAGGCTAAAGAATTTTGTTTTACAAATCCAGTCGCTGCACATCAATTATTACAAAAAATCACAGATACAACCATTGCCTATTTAAAAGAAAAAGTGAAAGCGGGTGTTAATGCCGTTCAAGTATTTGATTCTTGGGGAGGTATGTTGTCTCCCGTAGATTACCAAGAGTTTTCTTGGCAGTATATTCAACAAATTATTAATGCGTTAAAAGACGAAACGCCGGTTATCGCTTTTGGTAAAGGCTGTTGGTTTGCACTTAATGAAATGTCAAAATCTGGTGCTGCTGCTTTGGGTATCGATTGGACATGTTCTGCGCGAAATGCAAGGTATTTAACAGGTGGTAATATTACACTACAAGGCAACTTTGATCCTACAAGATTGTTCTCGCCACCTAGTGAAATTAAAAAAATGGTAAACCAAATGATTAATGAATTTGGAAAAGACAAATACATTGTAAATTTAGGTCATGGTATTTTACCAAACATCCCGTTAGACCATGCAAAAGCCTTTATTGACGCAGTGAAAGAGTACAAAAGCCCTTCTTAA
- a CDS encoding GNAT family N-acetyltransferase: protein MIAQFDAYSIDQIQEKDAWKICDFMVANEARFKHYFPKTLEQNLTPTLSELFVQKMLKQSRLKEAFLFTLKHEETRELAGIIYIKKIDWHKKQGEFSYCIGYSFEGQNLTSRAIKTLSDYAFVTLGLQTLQIISHKDNLGSIKVALKNHFKWQKTLENEFTPVGGQPLNMELYELYRNH, encoded by the coding sequence ATGATTGCACAATTTGACGCATATTCTATAGACCAAATTCAAGAAAAGGATGCTTGGAAAATTTGTGATTTTATGGTAGCCAATGAAGCACGATTCAAACACTATTTCCCAAAAACATTAGAGCAAAACCTAACACCAACATTATCTGAGTTATTTGTTCAAAAAATGCTGAAACAATCCCGATTAAAAGAAGCGTTTCTGTTCACTTTAAAACATGAAGAGACCAGAGAGCTTGCAGGTATTATTTATATCAAAAAAATCGATTGGCATAAAAAACAAGGCGAATTCTCCTATTGTATTGGGTATTCTTTTGAAGGGCAAAACCTAACCTCAAGAGCTATAAAAACACTATCAGATTACGCCTTCGTAACATTAGGTTTGCAAACGCTTCAAATTATCTCACACAAGGACAACCTAGGAAGTATAAAAGTGGCCTTGAAAAACCATTTTAAATGGCAAAAAACATTAGAAAATGAATTTACTCCAGTTGGTGGACAACCATTAAACATGGAGCTATATGAATTATATCGCAATCATTAA
- the hemC gene encoding hydroxymethylbilane synthase, with product MSKIIRIGTRDSELALYQANAVKQQLEFLGHKTVLVPIKSTGDLVLDKPLYELGITGIFTRTLDIAMLNGDIDIAVHSLKDVPTVLPKGIVQAAVLKRGNVRDTLVYKNTEEFLGYREAVIATGSLRRRAQWLNRYPTHTIEEIRGNVNTRLQKLEDTAHWNGAIFAAAGIGRLELRPEEAVNLEWMIPAPAQGAIMIAALEEDQETRTILSEINHEETEICTGIEREFLNRLEGGCTAPIGALAYIKDEVVNFDAVLLSNDGSKKITVSRVKKVGEHYDLAEWCANYVIEKGGKRLMDDLRKSSKPTNIYSTKSFTEAQKQLFHEKVVAESSDFIKISLNRIPPRFLKHEIQNVVITSQNAVEALLTNFSAIELQFKNIYCVGRRTKRSIENRIGKVTHSEKNAKKLSEYLVEFMEGSEVTYFCSDLRLDELPTILAENNIKVNEVEAYQTKMDGVNINESIEGVLFYSPSTVQSFKQENTVDEGMIAFCIGETTAKEASKHFKDVRVAKVPTVESVIELVNAHYV from the coding sequence ATGTCTAAAATAATAAGAATTGGTACGCGTGATAGCGAATTAGCCCTCTATCAGGCCAATGCTGTAAAACAACAATTAGAATTTTTAGGACACAAAACTGTTTTAGTACCTATAAAATCTACAGGTGATTTAGTGCTCGACAAACCCTTGTACGAACTCGGAATTACGGGTATTTTTACACGCACTTTAGACATTGCGATGCTTAATGGAGATATTGATATTGCGGTACATTCGCTAAAAGATGTGCCCACCGTTTTACCAAAAGGCATTGTTCAAGCTGCCGTTTTAAAACGGGGTAACGTACGCGACACTTTAGTCTACAAAAACACTGAAGAGTTTTTAGGCTATAGAGAAGCCGTGATTGCTACTGGCAGTTTACGTCGTCGTGCACAATGGCTTAACCGCTATCCAACACATACTATCGAGGAGATTCGTGGTAACGTAAACACAAGACTCCAAAAACTAGAAGATACAGCACATTGGAATGGTGCTATTTTCGCTGCCGCTGGTATTGGCAGATTAGAGTTAAGACCTGAAGAAGCTGTTAATTTAGAGTGGATGATTCCGGCACCAGCACAAGGCGCTATCATGATTGCTGCTTTAGAAGAAGATCAAGAGACGAGAACCATTCTCTCTGAAATTAATCACGAAGAAACAGAAATTTGCACAGGCATAGAGCGCGAATTTTTAAACCGGTTAGAAGGAGGTTGTACGGCACCAATAGGAGCTTTAGCTTATATAAAAGATGAGGTAGTAAACTTTGACGCTGTGCTTTTAAGTAATGACGGTAGTAAAAAAATAACCGTGTCTCGTGTTAAAAAAGTAGGAGAGCATTACGATTTAGCCGAATGGTGTGCCAATTATGTGATTGAAAAGGGCGGCAAACGCCTCATGGATGATCTTAGAAAATCAAGTAAGCCAACCAATATCTATTCTACAAAATCGTTTACAGAAGCCCAAAAACAACTCTTTCACGAAAAAGTTGTGGCAGAAAGCAGCGATTTTATTAAAATTAGTTTGAATCGTATCCCTCCGAGATTTTTAAAACATGAGATTCAGAATGTAGTTATTACTAGTCAAAATGCGGTGGAAGCCTTACTTACTAATTTCTCAGCAATAGAATTACAATTTAAAAACATTTATTGCGTAGGTCGTCGCACAAAGCGCAGCATAGAAAACAGAATCGGTAAAGTAACCCATAGTGAAAAGAATGCTAAAAAACTTTCTGAATATTTAGTCGAATTTATGGAAGGAAGCGAAGTTACTTATTTCTGTAGTGATTTAAGACTAGACGAGTTACCTACCATATTAGCAGAAAATAACATTAAGGTTAACGAGGTTGAAGCCTACCAAACAAAGATGGATGGTGTAAACATAAATGAAAGTATTGAAGGGGTTCTATTTTATAGCCCATCTACAGTACAAAGTTTTAAACAAGAAAACACTGTTGATGAGGGTATGATTGCTTTTTGCATTGGAGAAACCACGGCTAAAGAAGCAAGTAAACATTTTAAAGATGTAAGAGTTGCCAAAGTACCCACTGTGGAAAGTGTGATAGAGTTGGTTAATGCCCATTATGTTTAA
- a CDS encoding TraB/GumN family protein: protein MQKLFLFIITFSCLFGHAQEQEQSLLWEISGNGLTKSSYIYGTMHVSKKVAFRLDDVFFEALAKSESIALESDPSTWLEHSYNNAVVSPQNIANTYDKGFYSALFNFDHPEELMVRSAIRQDNRMINGYLYRKNSQADNFEEETYLDMFIYQAGKKKNKPIISLEDLNEAEYLTTMASANTYKKKIDPWLTEIYEKESPYILQENTYRDRNLSLLDSIGEASNTDFFREHMLYKRNDNMVTVLDTLIQKQSVFAGVGAAHLPGEQGLLNALRKKGYTVNALTSKQTQKGQEAKQNIEDFIAVPEMKRHTTADGFLSLKSFTELREFYYNGQKFIVSPDMTNGAYLTINRFNLYEYLPSEQEITLERLENFLFEDIPGDIISKEQLSSPFPGLSVLNKTKKGDYQKYHIYKTPLEVIIIKFGGPKNYVLDYEKAIFNAIEFKTTTDSITPFSSPNGKYSVAFPRFNTQDNMLNAGNKFIQGVAGDAYYFLSEAVNQDTYYIEEDAFEAKYIISNFYKQLKIETGLSGAFNNGLYKSYESQAKFDGTATKNIHLKSIVKDGSYYLLGYVGDDKAKAETYFKSFKFNTINYSDFETTVDTSLHFSVLTNTKPMFSSHYGYDQKKKKHYAAESKETSYYSKANEQIFVTRMKFHDLQMYKSIDSLWEEIDPSKLPNDTEGEFESLKVTNKKKTKENNTYTFSYTLTDSFSSKAIRVKHIQQKGVLFTIKSLSDSVAKPSTFVTHFYDTFKPIDTLMGESIFKDKTARFFTALKADDSIVMNTYNLIKFNKTHTNKIIDLIENFEFPENKQNIKINLIRELITIDDDARVLPFLKQLYTNSYSDPKIQATILKALLNKKEAAVYEDFLFLLRKDLPLEKYGIRSLFYTQNDSLALKKELFPELLEYSSIQEYKAPIYNLLAMLMDSSQIKPKNYKSFKKTIINDGKIEIKRSLSETSYRAKSSSLYTYVKLIFPFRNENYAQPFFEKLLDSDNADALATYYVLLEKADEAIPKKLREKTLDYYKNQALLVNKLYKQNLKKPYLAKVISQKMYAKSYLFSSVTVEKGRDSISFLTTKPFETDAGKKGSMYFFMLHQNNDYDASKKLYYAAFLEPEKSGELVTSVFYKSGYSGNYISETDKEDELIAEALEGIKYKTRKRVNDKY, encoded by the coding sequence ATGCAAAAATTATTTCTATTTATAATAACTTTTTCCTGTTTATTTGGTCACGCCCAAGAACAGGAACAGAGTTTACTATGGGAAATTTCGGGTAACGGATTAACCAAATCCTCATACATTTACGGCACCATGCATGTGAGTAAAAAAGTAGCATTCCGTTTAGATGATGTCTTTTTTGAAGCCTTAGCAAAGAGCGAAAGTATCGCTTTAGAGAGCGACCCCTCGACCTGGTTAGAACACAGCTATAATAACGCCGTTGTGTCGCCTCAAAACATTGCTAATACTTATGATAAAGGGTTTTATAGCGCATTATTCAATTTTGATCATCCCGAAGAGTTAATGGTTAGAAGTGCGATACGCCAAGACAACCGGATGATTAACGGTTATTTATATAGAAAAAATTCTCAAGCAGATAATTTTGAAGAAGAAACGTATTTAGATATGTTTATTTATCAAGCGGGTAAAAAGAAAAATAAGCCGATTATAAGTCTTGAAGATTTGAATGAAGCTGAATATCTTACAACAATGGCCAGCGCTAATACTTACAAGAAAAAAATAGATCCGTGGCTAACTGAAATTTACGAGAAGGAAAGCCCCTATATTTTACAGGAAAACACCTATCGAGACCGAAATCTTTCTTTATTAGATTCTATTGGTGAAGCGTCTAATACTGATTTTTTTAGAGAGCACATGCTTTATAAACGCAACGACAACATGGTTACCGTTTTAGACACCTTAATTCAAAAACAATCTGTATTTGCCGGTGTTGGTGCGGCACATTTACCGGGAGAACAAGGCTTGCTAAATGCCTTAAGAAAGAAAGGGTATACTGTAAACGCTTTAACGTCAAAACAAACACAAAAAGGACAAGAAGCCAAACAAAATATTGAGGATTTTATTGCTGTTCCGGAAATGAAAAGGCATACTACAGCAGATGGTTTTTTATCGCTTAAAAGCTTTACTGAGTTACGAGAATTTTACTACAACGGCCAAAAATTTATTGTTTCTCCAGACATGACCAATGGCGCTTACTTAACGATTAACCGTTTTAACTTATATGAGTATCTACCTAGCGAACAAGAGATTACTTTAGAGCGCTTAGAAAATTTTTTATTTGAAGATATTCCTGGAGACATTATTAGTAAAGAACAACTTTCAAGTCCGTTTCCTGGTTTGAGCGTCCTTAATAAAACCAAAAAAGGGGACTATCAAAAATACCATATTTACAAAACACCTTTAGAAGTTATAATCATCAAATTTGGCGGTCCTAAAAACTATGTTTTAGATTATGAAAAAGCTATTTTCAATGCTATTGAGTTTAAAACAACTACAGATAGCATCACCCCTTTCAGTTCGCCAAATGGGAAGTATAGTGTAGCGTTTCCACGTTTTAATACACAGGATAATATGCTGAATGCAGGAAATAAATTCATTCAAGGTGTTGCGGGTGATGCGTATTACTTTTTGAGTGAAGCGGTTAATCAAGACACCTATTATATTGAAGAAGATGCTTTTGAAGCGAAATATATTATCAGTAATTTTTACAAACAATTAAAGATTGAAACAGGACTTTCAGGTGCTTTCAATAATGGCCTCTATAAAAGCTACGAATCTCAGGCTAAATTTGATGGGACAGCGACAAAAAACATCCATTTAAAATCCATTGTAAAAGATGGTAGCTATTATTTATTGGGTTATGTAGGAGATGACAAAGCCAAAGCTGAAACGTATTTTAAGTCTTTCAAATTTAATACTATTAATTATTCTGATTTTGAAACGACTGTAGATACGTCTTTACATTTTTCGGTTTTAACGAACACGAAACCCATGTTTTCATCACATTATGGCTATGACCAAAAAAAGAAAAAGCATTATGCTGCTGAATCTAAGGAGACCAGTTACTACTCGAAAGCCAACGAGCAAATTTTTGTAACCCGTATGAAGTTTCATGACCTTCAAATGTATAAAAGTATAGATAGTTTATGGGAAGAAATAGACCCCTCTAAATTACCGAATGACACCGAGGGTGAATTTGAGTCCTTAAAAGTAACAAACAAGAAAAAAACCAAAGAAAACAACACGTACACCTTTAGCTACACACTAACAGACTCATTTAGTTCAAAGGCTATTCGTGTAAAACATATTCAACAAAAGGGCGTGTTATTCACAATAAAGTCCTTGTCTGATTCTGTGGCAAAACCATCAACATTTGTTACTCATTTTTATGATACGTTCAAGCCTATTGATACCTTGATGGGCGAATCTATTTTTAAAGATAAGACAGCCCGCTTTTTCACTGCATTAAAAGCTGATGATAGTATTGTAATGAATACTTACAATCTCATCAAATTCAATAAAACACATACCAATAAAATTATTGATTTGATTGAAAATTTTGAGTTCCCAGAGAACAAACAAAATATAAAGATTAATTTAATTCGTGAACTTATTACGATAGATGATGATGCAAGAGTGTTACCGTTTTTAAAGCAATTGTATACCAATTCGTATTCAGATCCTAAAATACAAGCGACTATTTTAAAGGCTTTGTTAAACAAAAAAGAAGCCGCTGTTTATGAAGATTTCTTGTTTTTATTAAGGAAGGATTTACCATTGGAAAAATACGGTATCCGGTCATTATTTTACACCCAAAATGACTCATTAGCACTAAAAAAGGAGCTCTTTCCAGAGCTATTAGAATACTCAAGTATTCAGGAATACAAAGCGCCCATTTATAATTTACTAGCCATGCTTATGGATAGCAGCCAAATAAAACCTAAAAATTACAAAAGCTTCAAAAAAACCATTATTAACGATGGAAAAATTGAGATAAAGCGCAGTTTAAGTGAAACGAGCTACAGAGCTAAATCAAGTTCTTTATATACTTATGTAAAACTTATTTTCCCTTTTAGAAATGAAAATTATGCCCAACCGTTCTTCGAAAAATTACTGGATAGTGATAATGCTGATGCTCTAGCCACTTATTATGTGCTACTGGAAAAAGCCGATGAAGCTATTCCTAAAAAACTTAGGGAAAAAACACTTGACTATTATAAAAACCAAGCACTTTTAGTAAATAAATTATACAAACAAAATTTAAAAAAACCCTATTTAGCAAAAGTTATTTCGCAGAAAATGTATGCCAAATCGTACCTCTTCTCTAGCGTTACTGTTGAAAAAGGAAGAGATTCTATTTCCTTCTTGACCACAAAGCCGTTTGAAACAGACGCTGGCAAAAAAGGAAGCATGTATTTCTTTATGCTCCATCAAAATAACGATTATGATGCTTCTAAAAAGCTGTACTATGCTGCGTTTTTAGAGCCAGAAAAGTCGGGAGAATTAGTAACCTCTGTTTTTTACAAATCTGGTTATAGTGGTAATTATATTAGCGAAACTGACAAAGAAGACGAACTCATAGCGGAGGCTTTAGAAGGTATTAAATACAAAACCCGAAAACGGGTTAACGACAAGTATTAA